Proteins encoded together in one Gemmatimonadota bacterium DH-78 window:
- a CDS encoding YfcC family protein, with amino-acid sequence MSTSDTPKAIDTTLIVFLMIVAAAALTWVVPPGSFDTVALEVPGAGTRDVVVPGSYERLDARSPQGIGAVLRAPIRGLVEAADVVGFVLLVGGAFAVLQATGAVERALRSLVRAAERSPLLEAAIIPTFMALFSLGGAVFGMAEETIPFVLIFVPLARSLGYDAIVGVAIPFVGSQAGFAAAFLNPFTVGVAQGIAEVPLFSGIGLRIVLWGVTTAIAIAFVVRYARRIRTAPDPGAARTPPDAAPVGPANRTGPVLLTFTAGIGLLVYGVLRHGWYIEEIAALFVGVGIAVGVVGRLGPGRIAREFMEGARDLVATAVIIGLARGILVVLEDGMIVDTLLQAMAGVLDGVGSVGAAQGMFAVQTVLNVFVPSGSGQAALTMPLMAPLADLTGLTRQVAVLAFQMGDGFTNLIIPTNPVLMGAISLAGVSWTRWARWMVPLQLILFALGLAALAIAVTGGF; translated from the coding sequence GTGAGCACCTCCGACACGCCGAAGGCGATCGACACCACCCTGATCGTCTTCCTCATGATCGTGGCCGCCGCCGCGCTGACCTGGGTCGTGCCCCCGGGCAGCTTCGACACGGTCGCCCTCGAGGTGCCCGGCGCGGGCACGCGCGACGTGGTGGTGCCGGGCTCCTACGAGCGCCTCGATGCGCGCTCGCCGCAGGGCATCGGAGCGGTGCTGCGCGCGCCGATTCGCGGCCTCGTGGAGGCGGCGGACGTCGTGGGCTTCGTGCTGCTGGTCGGCGGCGCCTTCGCCGTGCTCCAGGCCACGGGAGCCGTGGAGCGGGCACTGAGATCCCTCGTGCGCGCGGCGGAGCGTTCGCCCCTGCTCGAAGCCGCGATCATTCCGACCTTCATGGCGCTCTTCTCCCTCGGAGGCGCGGTCTTCGGCATGGCCGAGGAGACGATTCCCTTCGTCCTGATCTTCGTGCCGCTCGCCCGGAGTCTGGGATACGACGCGATCGTCGGGGTCGCCATTCCCTTCGTCGGATCCCAGGCCGGCTTCGCCGCGGCCTTCCTCAACCCCTTCACGGTCGGCGTGGCCCAGGGAATCGCCGAGGTCCCCCTCTTCAGCGGGATCGGCCTGCGGATCGTGCTCTGGGGCGTGACCACCGCGATCGCCATCGCCTTCGTGGTGCGGTACGCCCGCCGTATTCGCACGGCCCCCGACCCGGGCGCCGCGCGCACCCCCCCCGACGCCGCCCCGGTGGGCCCTGCGAACCGAACCGGCCCGGTCCTCCTGACCTTCACCGCCGGAATCGGCCTGCTGGTGTACGGGGTGCTCCGTCACGGCTGGTACATCGAGGAGATCGCGGCGCTCTTCGTGGGGGTCGGGATCGCGGTCGGTGTGGTGGGCCGGCTCGGGCCGGGCCGGATCGCGCGCGAGTTCATGGAGGGGGCACGCGATCTCGTGGCCACCGCCGTGATCATCGGTCTCGCTCGAGGCATCCTCGTGGTGCTCGAAGACGGCATGATCGTCGACACCCTCCTGCAGGCGATGGCGGGCGTACTCGACGGCGTGGGCTCGGTCGGGGCCGCTCAGGGCATGTTCGCCGTCCAGACGGTGCTCAACGTCTTCGTGCCGTCGGGGAGTGGCCAGGCGGCCCTGACCATGCCGTTGATGGCACCACTCGCCGATCTCACCGGACTCACGCGGCAGGTGGCGGTGCTCGCCTTCCAGATGGGGGACGGCTTCACCAACCTCATCATCCCCACGAACCCGGTGCTCATGGGCGCGATCTCGCTCGCCGGAGTGTCGTGGACCCGGTGGGCTCGGTGGATGGTGCCGCTGCAGTTGATCCTCTTCGCCCTCGGGCTCGCCGCCCTCGCGATCGCCGTCACGGGCGGCTTCTGA